The following coding sequences are from one Mastomys coucha isolate ucsf_1 unplaced genomic scaffold, UCSF_Mcou_1 pScaffold9, whole genome shotgun sequence window:
- the Bora gene encoding protein aurora borealis isoform X1 produces the protein MGDVSELKMQITPETPGRIPVLNPFESPSDYSNLHEQTLASPSVFKSTKLPTPGKFRWSIDQLAVINPVEIDPEEIHRQASYLSLSRIDKDVEDKRQKAIEEFFTKDVIVPSPWTDHDGKQPPELHPSKCLNSNNDSPVGKKPSLPPQKCNAACQTLLSLPVDFNLEAILGDYFRADDFVDQSPGNLSSSSLRRKLFLDVNGSISDSLPSASPGSPPCSARGSLEGQFSSSPIQNSAKKYSLGSVSTSPSALSSPTFSPIALKVGKTPRSEPRRFTFHSPEASSGVTSTGTANPSIRSPYIDGCSPIRNWSPWRLRGGPQCLSSLIRIPFTLEAPSEDEEADVSSTDVTPRGTKSEAVPLHQLNCETLACGEPLVVAAMSVTQSQSSTSEKERALLEDVESERENDTVDMVDPIDTVGESTWIKEPVDNGNLAMTDSVNGIAFSIENSHMCMSPLAESSVLPCESSAIQMDSGYNTQTCGSNITDIVGTESYCKENVTQSFEVEMKPQVNNITQGHTVQRCWMKSPGPSQCSSP, from the exons ATGGGAGATGTCAGcgaattaaaaatgcaaataacacCAGAAACTCCTGGAAGGATCCCTGTTTTAAATCCCTTTGAAAGTCCTAGTGATTATTCTAATCTCCATGAACAAACCCTTGCTAGCCCTTCGGTCTTTAAGTCCACAAAACTACCA actCCAGGGAAGTTTAGGTGGTCTATTGATCAGCTGGCTGTTATAAATCCTGTAGAAATAGACCCCGAGGAGATTCATCGCCAGGCTTCTTACTTGAGTCTTTCTCG AATAGATAAAGATGtggaagacaaaagacaaaaagccATTGAAGAG TTTTTTACTAAAGATGTTATTGTGCCTTCTCCCTGGACTGACCATGATGGCAAACAGCCTCCAGAGCTTCATCCCAGTAAAT gcCTAAATAGCAATAATGATTCTCCTGTTGGGAAAAAGCCAAGTCTCCCTCCTCAGAAATGCAATG cTGCCTGCCAaactctgctgtctctgcctgtggATTTTAATTTGGAAGCCATACTAG GAGACTATTTTAGAGCGGATGACTTTGTGGACCAATCTCCTGGGAACCTCAGTTCTTCATCTCTCAGAAGAAAGCTATTTTTAGATGTGAATGGGAGCATCTCTGACTCCTTACCTTCAGCTTCTCCCGGAAGTCCTCCCTGCAGTGCCCGAGGATCTCTTGAG GGACAGTTTTCTTCCAGCCCCATTCAGAACAGTGCAAAAAAGTACAGCTTGGGGAGCGTCAGTACCAGCCCATCAGCCCTCTCCTCACCCACTTTCTCACCAATCGCACTTAAAGTAGGAAAGACGCCGCGCTCAG AACCCAGGAGGTTTACATTTCATTCTCCCGAAGCTTCATCTGGAGTGACTTCGACCGGGACTGCTAACCCGAGCATCAGGAGCCCGTATATAGATGGCTGCTCACCAATTAGAAATTGGTCTCCTTGGAGACTGAGAGGTGGCCCTCAGTGTTTGTCCTCACTGATTCGGATACCTTTTACTCTTGAGGCTCCCAGTGAAGATGAAGAAGCCGACGTTTCCTCCACGGATGTCACTCCACGAGGCACAAAGTCTGAGGCAGTTCCTCTCCATCAGTTGAACTGTGAGACCTTGGCTTGTGGCGAGCCTCTAGTTGTCGCTGCCATGTCTGTTACGCAGAGTCAGTCTAGTACTTCTGAGAAAGAGCGAGCACTGCTGGAGGATGTGGAAAGTGAGAGGGAAAATGACACCGTGGATATGGTCGATCCGATAGACACAGTAGGGGAAAGCACTTGGATAAAAGAGCCAGTGGATAATGGGAATTTAGCTATGACTGATTCTGTGAATGGAATTGCCTTCAGTATTGAAAACTCTCATATGTGCATGTCGCCTCTCGCAGAAAGCAGTGTGCTGCCCTGTGAAAGCAGTGCTATTCAG atGGACAGTGGCTATAACACACAGACTTGTGGGAGTAATATCACTGATATTGTTGGGACAGAAAGCTATTGcaaagaaaatgtcacacagtCCTTTGAAGTGGAAATGAAACCTCAAGTCAATAACATAACG CAAGGACACACAGTGCAGAGGTGCTGGATGAAATCTCCAGGCCCATCTCAGTGCAGCAGCCCATAG
- the Bora gene encoding protein aurora borealis isoform X2 has product MGDVSELKMQITPETPGRIPVLNPFESPSDYSNLHEQTLASPSVFKSTKLPTPGKFRWSIDQLAVINPVEIDPEEIHRQASYLSLSRIDKDVEDKRQKAIEEFFTKDVIVPSPWTDHDGKQPPELHPSKCLNSNNDSPVGKKPSLPPQKCNAACQTLLSLPVDFNLEAILGDYFRADDFVDQSPGNLSSSSLRRKLFLDVNGSISDSLPSASPGSPPCSARGSLEGQFSSSPIQNSAKKYSLGSVSTSPSALSSPTFSPIALKVGKTPRSEPRRFTFHSPEASSGVTSTGTANPSIRSPYIDGCSPIRNWSPWRLRGGPQCLSSLIRIPFTLEAPSEDEEADVSSTDVTPRGTKSEAVPLHQLNCETLACGEPLVVAAMSVTQSQSSTSEKERALLEDVESERENDTVDMVDPIDTVGESTWIKEPVDNGNLAMTDSVNGIAFSIENSHMCMSPLAESSVLPCESSAIQMDSGYNTQTCGSNITDIVGTESYCKENVTQSFEVEMKPQVNNITIFQWKRWRWKAATSTIMHPQ; this is encoded by the exons ATGGGAGATGTCAGcgaattaaaaatgcaaataacacCAGAAACTCCTGGAAGGATCCCTGTTTTAAATCCCTTTGAAAGTCCTAGTGATTATTCTAATCTCCATGAACAAACCCTTGCTAGCCCTTCGGTCTTTAAGTCCACAAAACTACCA actCCAGGGAAGTTTAGGTGGTCTATTGATCAGCTGGCTGTTATAAATCCTGTAGAAATAGACCCCGAGGAGATTCATCGCCAGGCTTCTTACTTGAGTCTTTCTCG AATAGATAAAGATGtggaagacaaaagacaaaaagccATTGAAGAG TTTTTTACTAAAGATGTTATTGTGCCTTCTCCCTGGACTGACCATGATGGCAAACAGCCTCCAGAGCTTCATCCCAGTAAAT gcCTAAATAGCAATAATGATTCTCCTGTTGGGAAAAAGCCAAGTCTCCCTCCTCAGAAATGCAATG cTGCCTGCCAaactctgctgtctctgcctgtggATTTTAATTTGGAAGCCATACTAG GAGACTATTTTAGAGCGGATGACTTTGTGGACCAATCTCCTGGGAACCTCAGTTCTTCATCTCTCAGAAGAAAGCTATTTTTAGATGTGAATGGGAGCATCTCTGACTCCTTACCTTCAGCTTCTCCCGGAAGTCCTCCCTGCAGTGCCCGAGGATCTCTTGAG GGACAGTTTTCTTCCAGCCCCATTCAGAACAGTGCAAAAAAGTACAGCTTGGGGAGCGTCAGTACCAGCCCATCAGCCCTCTCCTCACCCACTTTCTCACCAATCGCACTTAAAGTAGGAAAGACGCCGCGCTCAG AACCCAGGAGGTTTACATTTCATTCTCCCGAAGCTTCATCTGGAGTGACTTCGACCGGGACTGCTAACCCGAGCATCAGGAGCCCGTATATAGATGGCTGCTCACCAATTAGAAATTGGTCTCCTTGGAGACTGAGAGGTGGCCCTCAGTGTTTGTCCTCACTGATTCGGATACCTTTTACTCTTGAGGCTCCCAGTGAAGATGAAGAAGCCGACGTTTCCTCCACGGATGTCACTCCACGAGGCACAAAGTCTGAGGCAGTTCCTCTCCATCAGTTGAACTGTGAGACCTTGGCTTGTGGCGAGCCTCTAGTTGTCGCTGCCATGTCTGTTACGCAGAGTCAGTCTAGTACTTCTGAGAAAGAGCGAGCACTGCTGGAGGATGTGGAAAGTGAGAGGGAAAATGACACCGTGGATATGGTCGATCCGATAGACACAGTAGGGGAAAGCACTTGGATAAAAGAGCCAGTGGATAATGGGAATTTAGCTATGACTGATTCTGTGAATGGAATTGCCTTCAGTATTGAAAACTCTCATATGTGCATGTCGCCTCTCGCAGAAAGCAGTGTGCTGCCCTGTGAAAGCAGTGCTATTCAG atGGACAGTGGCTATAACACACAGACTTGTGGGAGTAATATCACTGATATTGTTGGGACAGAAAGCTATTGcaaagaaaatgtcacacagtCCTTTGAAGTGGAAATGAAACCTCAAGTCAATAACATAACG ATTTTTCAGTGGAAAAGATGGCGCTGGAAGGCTGCAACATCCACAATTATGCACCCTCAGTAA
- the Mzt1 gene encoding mitotic-spindle organizing protein 1, with amino-acid sequence MASGGGAGAAASASLNAVRETMDVLLEISRILNTGLDMETLSICVRLCEQGINPEALSSVIKELRKGTEALKAAENTS; translated from the exons ATGGCGAGCGGTGGCGGCGCGGGCGCGGCGGCCTCGGCCAGCCTGAACGCGGTGAGGGAGACCATGGACG TTCTGCTTGAGATTTCAAGAATTTTGAATACCGGTTTAGATATGGAAACACTGTCTATTTGTGTGCGGCTTTGTGAACAAGGAATCAACCCAGAAGCCTTATCATCTGTTATTAAGGAGCTTCGAAAGGGTACTGAAGCACTAAAG GCTGCTGAAAACACAAGCTGA